One segment of Primulina tabacum isolate GXHZ01 chromosome 14, ASM2559414v2, whole genome shotgun sequence DNA contains the following:
- the LOC142523634 gene encoding MA3 DOMAIN-CONTAINING TRANSLATION REGULATORY FACTOR 2, protein MFQKSTMNFKEMSNDHIKDVKSPRSPKEMQTSVDTLSTSPRSPKGVYTPSPGSPRSLRSPRSPGSLRKNSKHSFSGRDGRPKKGGCGGKGTWGGLLDTEDGHVIDPDDPNYTSHEEEDKSIPRTNPKFEEFKKKATVIVEEYFDNDDVISTADELRELEMPSYNYYFVKKLISMAMDRHDKEKEMASILLSKLYGDVVDSPQLYKGFQKLVESADDFIVDIPDTVDVLALFIARAIVDDILPPSFLTKTVNNLSKDSIGFDVIKRAEKGYLSAPLHSETIERRWGGNKNKTVQDLKIKIDDLLKEYVASGDIKEALRCIKDLNVPHFNHEAVKRVLIMVMENRHAESCLLELLRRAAEEGLINSSQISKGFSRTIDLVDDLTLDIPNAKLLLQSLISKAASEGWLCASSLKSLSSNTDRQSVEDDKVEAFKKKAGSIIHEYFLSGDVSEVIRCLESENRSFLSALNAIFVKKLITLAMDRKNREKEMASVLLTSLCFPSDDVVTGFTMLIESAEDTSLDIPVVVEDLAMFLARAGVDEVLTPKHLEEIGNQFFESNSVGNKVISMASSMLKVRLSGERILRCWGGGGSYKNGWTIEDVKDKIERLLEEFECGGDMREACRCVKELGMPFFHHEVVKKCLVTLMENKNERVWSLLRECYSIGLITTHQMTNGFGRMAESLDDLALDVPDAKKQFENLVKRAENEGWLDPSFCNNGSKLVLDNGFC, encoded by the exons ATGTTTCAGAAATcaacaatgaatttcaaagaaatgTCCAATGATCATATTAAAGATGTAAAGTCGCCAAGGTCTCCGAAAGAAATGCAAACTAGCGTGGATACACTATCAACCTCGCCTAGATCTCCAAAAGGAGTATATACTCCCTCCCCAGGGTCACCAAGATCTCTGAGGTCCCCTAGATCCCCTGGGAGTCTGCGCAAGAATTCAAAGCATTCCTTTTCTGGAAGAGATGGTCGTCCTAAAAAGG GCGGATGCGGGGGAAAAGGAACTTGGGGAGGTCTGCTTGACACAGAGGATGGCCATGTAATCGACCCTGATGATCCAAATTACACAAGCCATGAG GAAGAAGACAAATCGATCCCTAGAACAAATCCAAAGTTTGAGGAATTCAAAAAGAAGGCTACGGTTATAGTAGAGGAATATTTCGACAATGATGATGTTATCTCAACTGCCGATGAATTAAGAGAACTAGAAATGCCAAGTTACAATTATTATTTCGTCAAAAAGCTCATCTCCATGGCCATGGATCGCCATGATAAAGAAAAAGAGATGGCTTCCATTTTATTATCTAAGCTCTACGGTGATGTCGTTGATTCCCCACAACTTTACAAAGGTTTCCAAAAGCTCGTTGAATCAGCGGACGACTTCATAGTTGATATACCAGATACAGTCGATGTACTAGCTTTGTTCATTGCTCGTGCAATAGTGGATGACATACTCCCACCCTCGTTCTTGACAAAGACCGTGAATAATCTCAGTAAAGATTCTATAGGATTTGATGTGATCAAACGGGCCGAAAAAGGGTATCTGTCGGCCCCTTTACATTCTGAAACGATCGAACGCAGATGGGGTGGAAACAAGAACAAAACAGTCCAAGATTTGAAGATTAAAATTGATGACTTGTTGAAGGAATATGTTGCTAGCGGTGATATTAAAGAGGCTTTGAGATGTATAAAGGATTTGAACGTTCCACATTTCAACCACGAGGCAGTTAAGAGGGTGCTTATAATGGTTATGGAGAATAGACATGCTGAGAGCTGTTTGCTTGAATTGCTCAGAAGGGCTGCTGAAGAAGGGCTGATCAATTCAAGCCAGATATCGAAGGGCTTTAGTCGTACGATTGACTTAGTCGACGATTTGACGTTAGATATACCGAATGCAAAATTGTTGCTGCAGTCTTTGATCTCAAAAGCAGCGTCAGAGGGTTGGTTATGTGCCTCGTCTTTGAAATCCCTGTCATCTAATACGGATAGACAGTCAGTTGAAGATGATAAAGTTGAAGCATTCAAGAAGAAGGCAGGCTCGATTATCCATGAGTATTTTCTGTCTGGTGATGTTTCTGAGGTTATTCGCTGTTTGGAGTCCGAAAACAGGTCGTTCTTGAGTGCACTAAATGCTATTTTCGTGAAGAAACTAATCACATTAGCTATGGATAGGAAGAATAGAGAGAAAGAAATGGCTTCTGTTCTATTAACTTCATTATGTTTTCCATCCGATGATGTTGTGACCGGCTTCACCATGCTGATAGAATCGGCTGAAGATACTTCCTTAGACATCCCTGTCGTAGTTGAAGATCTAGCCATGTTTCTGGCAAGGGCAGGGGTGGATGAGGTCTTGACCCCAAAGCACCTGGAAGAGATTGGAAACCAGTTCTTTGAATCAAATTCAGTGGGAAATAAGGTTATTTCAATGGCATCGTCCATGTTAAAGGTTCGGCTTTCGGGGGAACGTATTCTAAGGTGCTGGGGTGGTGGAGGGAGCTATAAGAACGGATGGACTATCGAAGACGTAAAGGACAAAATCGAAAGATTACTAGAAGAGTTTGAGTGTGGAGGTGATATGAGAGAGGCATGTCGATGCGTAAAGGAATTAGGAATGCCATTCTTTCATCATGAGGTCGTGAAGAAATGTTTGGTGACCCTTATGGAGAACAAAAATGAGAGGGTGTGGAGTTTACTGCGTGAGTGTTACAGTATCGGGCTTATAACGACGCATCAAATGACAAATGGGTTCGGGAGAATGGCGGAATCTCTGGATGATTTGGCTTTGGATGTGCCAGATGCGAAGAAACAGTTCGAGAATTTAGTGAAGCGAGCCGAGAATGAGGGATGGCTGGACCCCTCATTTTGTAACAACGGGTCGAAACTTGTTTTGGACAATGGGTTTTGCTAA